In Sagittula stellata E-37, a single genomic region encodes these proteins:
- a CDS encoding YybH family protein codes for MLNAIKDRVHERPSEVGETPATAAGGLTRAGFLRLLGTGLFAGGAGLSATGLFAQTSSDTAPVTDIDKVYDAWQDRFNAGDLDGLIALYAEDVTYINPDGAEWIGKAATKADYAELLALKPRIEIGDRIHVVHQDIGLSTNHWTLELTDPEGKVQTLTGGGIEVLRDFGDAGWQFIIDDASRSAS; via the coding sequence ATGTTGAATGCGATCAAGGACAGGGTCCACGAACGGCCTTCGGAGGTTGGTGAAACGCCGGCGACCGCGGCAGGCGGCCTGACCCGCGCGGGGTTTCTCCGCCTCCTCGGGACCGGGCTTTTCGCCGGCGGCGCGGGTCTCTCGGCTACGGGGCTCTTTGCGCAGACATCGAGCGACACAGCGCCTGTCACCGACATCGACAAGGTTTATGACGCGTGGCAAGACCGGTTCAATGCGGGCGACCTCGATGGGTTGATCGCGCTCTACGCCGAAGACGTCACCTACATCAATCCGGACGGAGCCGAATGGATCGGCAAGGCGGCGACAAAGGCCGATTACGCCGAGCTTCTGGCCCTGAAGCCCAGGATCGAGATCGGCGACCGCATCCACGTGGTCCATCAGGACATCGGGCTTTCGACCAATCACTGGACACTCGAACTGACGGACCCCGAGGGGAAAGTGCAGACGCTGACGGGCGGCGGTATCGAGGTTCTGCGCGATTTCGGCGACGCGGGTTGGCAGTTCATCATCGACGATGCCTCGCGCTCGGCTTCGTAG
- a CDS encoding TRAP transporter large permease, which translates to MEWYLALTLLLGVVCFFLFLGLPVAFAFMAANIFGTALFIGGLAVMGDWTIASLSLQSMPMEFHEAISYSLATIALFLLMGEILLETGVAFKAIGAIERLISRVPGRLSIVSIVGGTVFSSLSGSTVANTAILGKVLLPDMLRRGYHPAIAMGPIMAVGGIAMLIPPSALAVLLASISQKSVALLLVAGIIPGFLMAMSFFAYVIIRCRLNPDLAPPFETDYSYLDRPLTIAINSRRRTLWSRTYTGRWLRPVNRFLPTLLYIFPLFSIFVVVVGSILTNFASPTEAAAMGCLAAFGACLFFRLFKNRITITGIEGADFGWAEIGKALMETAKVNTMIIFIIAGSLVFTQAMAVSGATQGLLKAVTALDLSPLSVVLVMIVILLFLGAFMDQVSMLLLTLPFFLLGPSSLQAVYDIDPIWLMVLILITMEVGLLTPPFGLLLFVMRGVAPDGIRIGQIINSALPFILIELAVLGLLILVPSVATWLPSLVK; encoded by the coding sequence ATGGAATGGTATCTGGCCCTGACGCTGCTGCTTGGCGTCGTTTGCTTCTTTCTCTTCCTAGGCCTGCCCGTCGCCTTTGCATTCATGGCGGCCAACATCTTCGGCACGGCCCTGTTCATCGGCGGCCTCGCTGTCATGGGTGACTGGACGATTGCCTCTCTTTCGCTGCAGAGCATGCCGATGGAGTTCCACGAGGCGATATCCTATTCCCTTGCAACCATCGCGCTCTTCCTTCTGATGGGGGAAATCCTGCTCGAGACCGGCGTGGCCTTCAAGGCCATCGGCGCCATCGAGCGCCTGATCTCGCGCGTGCCGGGCCGGCTGTCCATCGTCTCCATCGTCGGCGGCACGGTGTTTTCCTCGCTCTCCGGCTCGACCGTTGCGAATACCGCGATCCTGGGCAAGGTGCTTTTGCCGGACATGCTCAGGCGCGGGTATCATCCGGCAATCGCCATGGGGCCGATCATGGCCGTGGGCGGCATTGCCATGCTGATCCCGCCCTCGGCTTTGGCGGTGTTGCTGGCCAGCATCTCGCAGAAATCCGTGGCCCTGCTGCTGGTGGCAGGGATCATCCCGGGTTTCCTGATGGCGATGAGCTTCTTCGCCTATGTCATCATCCGGTGCAGGCTCAACCCCGATCTGGCTCCTCCGTTCGAAACCGACTACAGCTACCTGGACCGGCCTTTGACCATCGCCATCAACAGCCGGCGCCGCACCCTGTGGTCGAGGACATACACCGGCCGTTGGTTGCGACCGGTGAACCGTTTTCTGCCGACGCTGCTCTACATCTTTCCACTGTTCAGCATTTTCGTTGTTGTCGTGGGCAGCATCCTGACGAACTTTGCGTCGCCGACCGAGGCCGCGGCCATGGGCTGCCTCGCGGCTTTCGGCGCGTGCCTGTTCTTCCGGCTGTTCAAGAACAGGATCACGATCACCGGCATCGAAGGCGCCGACTTCGGATGGGCCGAGATCGGCAAGGCACTGATGGAAACGGCGAAAGTGAACACGATGATCATCTTCATCATCGCCGGGTCGCTTGTCTTCACGCAGGCGATGGCCGTTTCCGGCGCCACGCAAGGATTGCTGAAAGCCGTCACCGCCCTCGATCTTTCGCCGCTCTCTGTGGTGCTGGTCATGATCGTCATCCTGCTCTTTCTCGGCGCCTTCATGGATCAGGTCAGCATGCTGCTGCTTACCTTGCCGTTCTTCCTGCTGGGGCCGTCCTCGCTTCAGGCGGTCTACGACATCGACCCGATCTGGCTCATGGTGCTGATCCTCATCACCATGGAGGTCGGGTTGTTGACGCCGCCCTTCGGGTTGTTGCTTTTCGTCATGCGTGGGGTTGCCCCGGATGGGATCAGGATCGGCCAGATCATCAATTCTGCGCTTCCCTTCATCCTGATCGAACTGGCCGTTCTCGGGCTTTTGATCCTCGTGCCCTCGGTCGCCACCTGGCTGCCGAGCCTGGTCAAGTAG
- a CDS encoding maleate cis-trans isomerase family protein: MHKTLKIGQIVPSSNLTMEREIPAMLRARETLYPERFSFHSSRMRMKKVTKEELAAMDRDSDRCALELSDAAVDVMGYACLVAIMSMGRGYHRESQTRLHQVTVDNGHPAPVVSSAGALVDGLHLMGAKRVSIVTPYMRPLTDMVADYITAEGIEVSDSIALEIPDNLEVAAQDPMNLTEIYKSADLRNIDALVLSACVQMPSLAAIQKVEDECGIPVVSAAVATTHQMLTKLNLKPHVPGCGALLSGKYV; this comes from the coding sequence ATGCACAAGACCCTGAAGATCGGGCAGATCGTGCCCTCGTCAAACCTGACGATGGAACGAGAGATCCCGGCGATGCTGCGCGCGCGGGAAACCCTCTATCCGGAGCGGTTTTCCTTTCATTCCAGTCGGATGCGGATGAAGAAGGTCACGAAAGAAGAGCTTGCCGCGATGGACAGGGATAGCGACCGCTGCGCGCTGGAACTCAGCGATGCGGCGGTCGACGTGATGGGCTATGCCTGTCTCGTCGCCATCATGTCGATGGGGCGGGGATACCACCGCGAAAGCCAGACGCGCCTGCATCAGGTGACGGTGGACAACGGCCATCCTGCGCCGGTCGTCAGCTCGGCTGGTGCGCTGGTCGACGGGTTGCACCTGATGGGGGCCAAGCGGGTGTCGATCGTGACGCCCTACATGCGCCCGCTGACCGACATGGTTGCGGATTACATCACGGCGGAGGGGATCGAGGTTTCCGACAGCATCGCGCTGGAGATCCCCGACAACCTTGAGGTCGCGGCGCAGGACCCGATGAACCTGACCGAGATCTACAAGAGCGCGGATCTCAGAAACATCGACGCGCTCGTGCTGTCGGCCTGCGTTCAGATGCCCTCGCTGGCGGCGATCCAGAAGGTCGAGGACGAATGCGGCATCCCGGTGGTCTCCGCCGCTGTGGCGACGACCCACCAGATGCTGACAAAGCTGAACCTCAAGCCGCATGTGCCGGGTTGTGGTGCCCTGCTGTCGGGCAAGTATGTCTGA
- a CDS encoding fumarylacetoacetate hydrolase family protein, with protein sequence MKLVTYRDGAVAEGRLGAVLDGLVIDVEFLGDAVGTALPSDMLTLIDLGPDALSAIHRALAETEGARPPGIAVPEENVRLLAPIPRPRKNIFGIGLNYVEHVAESAKSLDTSKDLPKQPVVFSKPPTSVIATGEPIQHNASMTQMLDWEVELAVIIGKRATRISKDDAMSHVFGYSVINDVSARDNRRAGQWIFSKGQDSYCPFGPAIVTADDVADPHDLTLWLKKNGEEKQRSNTKHLLFDIPTLISDISSGITLEPGDIIATGTPSGVGAGRDPQEWMWPGDVIECGVDGIGVLRNPVVKIGD encoded by the coding sequence ATGAAACTCGTTACCTACCGCGACGGCGCCGTCGCCGAGGGGCGTCTTGGCGCCGTGCTGGACGGTCTCGTCATCGACGTGGAATTTCTGGGCGATGCGGTCGGGACCGCCCTGCCTTCGGACATGCTGACGTTGATCGACCTCGGGCCGGATGCTTTGTCCGCGATCCACCGCGCCCTGGCCGAGACCGAAGGTGCCCGGCCCCCCGGCATCGCTGTACCCGAGGAAAACGTGCGCCTGCTCGCGCCGATCCCGCGGCCGCGCAAGAACATCTTCGGCATCGGCCTAAACTATGTCGAGCATGTCGCCGAAAGCGCCAAATCGCTGGACACGTCCAAGGACCTGCCCAAGCAACCCGTGGTGTTTTCCAAGCCGCCGACCAGCGTGATCGCCACCGGTGAGCCGATCCAGCACAACGCGTCGATGACGCAGATGCTGGACTGGGAGGTGGAGCTTGCGGTGATCATCGGCAAACGCGCCACGCGGATCTCGAAGGATGACGCGATGAGCCATGTCTTTGGCTATTCGGTCATCAACGACGTCTCCGCCCGCGACAACCGCCGCGCCGGGCAGTGGATCTTCTCGAAAGGGCAGGACAGCTATTGTCCCTTCGGCCCGGCCATCGTGACCGCTGACGATGTGGCAGACCCGCATGACCTGACGCTGTGGCTCAAGAAGAACGGCGAGGAAAAGCAGCGCTCCAACACCAAACACCTGCTGTTCGATATCCCGACGCTGATCTCCGACATCTCCTCGGGCATCACGCTGGAACCCGGCGACATCATCGCCACCGGCACGCCATCAGGTGTGGGCGCGGGACGCGATCCGCAGGAGTGGATGTGGCCCGGCGACGTGATCGAATGCGGGGTCGATGGCATCGGCGTGCTGCGCAATCCCGTGGTGAAGATCGGGGACTGA
- a CDS encoding cupin domain-containing protein — MADIAKEDDILGRARVRDTPELEAYYEDLAKQETGALWTVANSIEPWQPTPTSAPVLWRWEDLRPQVLRAIDLVRPEDAGRRVVYLRNPKRKEVSAACGWLFSGIQTMKAGERAGAHRHAASALRFIMEGTGAYTVVEGHKMSLGAKDFVLTPNGTWHEHGIEEDGSTCLWQDGLDIPLTNALEANFYEVHPDDYQTTNLPLDDSPATYGSPALMPELDKWDQPYSPLLKFRWDQTYEALQAYARVTDGSPYDGVIMRYINPKTGADPMLTMGANMQLLRASEHTKAHRHTGNIIYQVAKGEGYSVIGGKRFDWKEKDIFCVPPWTWHEHCNTQGGDDACLFSFHDLPTMRKLGFYAEQALEDNGGHQVVTG; from the coding sequence ATGGCTGATATTGCCAAGGAAGACGACATTCTGGGCCGCGCGCGAGTGCGCGATACGCCCGAGCTGGAAGCCTACTACGAAGATTTGGCCAAGCAGGAGACCGGCGCGCTCTGGACCGTTGCCAACTCCATCGAACCCTGGCAGCCGACGCCCACATCCGCCCCCGTGCTCTGGCGCTGGGAAGACCTGCGCCCGCAGGTGCTGCGCGCCATCGACCTGGTGCGCCCCGAGGATGCGGGCCGGCGCGTGGTCTACCTGCGCAACCCCAAGCGCAAGGAGGTCAGCGCGGCCTGCGGGTGGCTGTTCTCGGGCATCCAGACGATGAAGGCAGGCGAACGCGCCGGGGCGCACCGCCACGCGGCCTCGGCCTTGCGGTTCATCATGGAAGGCACCGGGGCCTACACGGTCGTCGAGGGGCACAAGATGAGCCTCGGCGCCAAGGACTTCGTACTGACGCCCAATGGCACCTGGCACGAGCACGGCATCGAGGAGGACGGCAGCACCTGTCTTTGGCAGGACGGGCTCGACATTCCGCTGACCAACGCGCTCGAGGCGAACTTTTACGAAGTCCACCCCGACGATTACCAGACCACCAACCTGCCGCTGGACGATAGCCCCGCCACCTACGGCTCACCGGCCCTGATGCCCGAGCTGGACAAGTGGGATCAGCCCTATTCGCCGCTGCTTAAGTTCCGTTGGGACCAGACTTACGAGGCGCTGCAAGCCTACGCCCGCGTCACCGATGGCTCGCCCTATGACGGGGTGATCATGCGCTATATCAACCCCAAGACCGGCGCCGACCCGATGCTGACCATGGGCGCGAACATGCAGCTTTTGCGGGCGTCCGAGCACACCAAGGCACATCGCCACACCGGCAACATCATCTACCAGGTGGCCAAGGGCGAAGGCTATTCCGTGATCGGCGGCAAGCGCTTCGACTGGAAGGAAAAGGACATCTTCTGCGTGCCGCCGTGGACGTGGCACGAGCATTGCAACACCCAAGGCGGCGACGATGCCTGCCTGTTCTCGTTCCACGACCTGCCGACCATGAGAAAGCTCGGCTTCTACGCCGAGCAGGCTCTCGAGGACAACGGCGGCCATCAGGTCGTCACTGGCTAA
- a CDS encoding carbon-nitrogen hydrolase family protein: MNDFPRFTAAAVQASPVYLDAGRTVEKAASLIGEAAANGARLVVFPEVFIPGYPYWNWITDPVTGSAWFEELVRASVFADGPEIARVRAAAKANDCYVVMGLNERSPVSLGALYNTLLFIGPDGGVLGKHRKLVPTWAEKLTWTGGDGSSLRVYDTAIGPLGGLACGENTNTLARFTLLAQGELVHTASYISLPVAPPDYDMAEAIKLRSMSHSFEGKVFTITATSTVSDEIITEMEKIRPDARALLERKSSAYSGIIGPDGREVVPGLIDDEGIVYAEIDLGKCIQPKQMHDITGYYNRFDIFDLRVNQAPQAAVQLKTDPATTPDVNAAPMPDDSEQE; this comes from the coding sequence TTGAATGATTTTCCAAGGTTCACGGCAGCAGCAGTTCAGGCAAGCCCCGTGTATCTGGATGCCGGGCGGACCGTGGAAAAGGCGGCAAGCCTGATCGGTGAGGCGGCGGCGAATGGTGCGCGTCTGGTGGTGTTTCCGGAGGTCTTCATCCCCGGATACCCCTATTGGAACTGGATCACCGATCCGGTGACGGGCAGCGCGTGGTTTGAAGAGCTTGTCCGCGCGTCGGTCTTTGCCGACGGGCCGGAAATCGCCAGGGTGCGTGCCGCAGCCAAGGCGAATGATTGCTATGTGGTGATGGGCCTGAACGAACGCAGCCCCGTGTCGCTGGGCGCTTTGTACAATACCCTGTTGTTCATCGGACCCGATGGCGGGGTCCTCGGCAAGCACCGCAAGCTGGTGCCGACCTGGGCGGAGAAGCTGACCTGGACGGGCGGCGACGGGTCCAGCCTCAGGGTCTACGATACCGCGATCGGCCCGCTGGGCGGTCTGGCATGTGGTGAGAACACCAACACCCTCGCCCGCTTCACTCTGCTGGCGCAGGGCGAGCTGGTGCATACGGCCAGCTACATTTCGCTGCCGGTGGCCCCGCCCGATTACGACATGGCCGAGGCGATCAAGCTGCGAAGCATGTCGCACAGTTTCGAAGGCAAGGTCTTCACGATCACCGCCACCTCGACGGTTTCGGATGAGATCATCACCGAGATGGAGAAGATCCGCCCCGATGCTCGGGCCCTGCTGGAGCGCAAGTCGAGCGCCTATTCGGGGATCATCGGGCCTGATGGGCGCGAGGTGGTGCCCGGGCTGATCGACGACGAGGGCATCGTCTATGCCGAGATCGACTTGGGAAAATGCATTCAGCCCAAGCAGATGCATGACATCACCGGCTACTACAACCGCTTCGATATCTTCGACCTGAGGGTAAATCAGGCGCCGCAAGCCGCCGTTCAACTGAAAACCGATCCGGCCACCACGCCGGACGTAAACGCTGCGCCGATGCCGGACGACAGCGAGCAAGAGTAG
- a CDS encoding aspartate/glutamate racemase family protein, whose protein sequence is MKIFYQSYVDHENGATYWEHLRENLDAAKSPGTTVEIHGITPFDSYAHPLVEFRCAREMIANAIKAEREGYDAVLVGHFQDAGLYEARSVVDIPVISLGEATMLWCCQMGQRLGIVTINRRFIPWFHQQIGKYGLRERVTGVHAMHFEPGQILGAYGDAAKAQEVKALFDAQAEPLVAQGIDVVIPGGGIPMVLFSQFHNHTVGDAPVINGIPIALKMAEMAVSLKQLNGQSVSRTGDFVKAPPEVIEEFLTHPKGL, encoded by the coding sequence ATGAAGATCTTCTATCAAAGCTATGTCGATCACGAAAACGGCGCCACCTATTGGGAGCACCTGCGGGAAAATCTGGACGCGGCAAAGTCTCCGGGGACGACCGTCGAAATTCACGGCATCACCCCCTTCGACAGCTACGCGCACCCGCTTGTCGAATTCCGCTGCGCCCGCGAGATGATCGCCAATGCGATCAAGGCAGAGCGCGAGGGCTATGACGCCGTTCTGGTCGGGCATTTCCAGGATGCCGGGTTGTACGAGGCGCGCAGTGTCGTCGACATTCCGGTGATTAGTCTGGGCGAAGCGACGATGCTCTGGTGTTGCCAGATGGGCCAGCGGCTAGGGATCGTCACGATCAATCGCCGGTTCATCCCCTGGTTTCATCAGCAGATCGGCAAATATGGTCTGCGCGAACGGGTCACGGGCGTACATGCGATGCACTTCGAGCCGGGTCAGATCCTTGGCGCCTATGGCGACGCGGCCAAGGCTCAGGAGGTGAAGGCGCTGTTCGACGCGCAGGCCGAGCCTCTGGTGGCGCAGGGTATCGACGTAGTCATCCCGGGCGGCGGCATCCCGATGGTGCTGTTCTCGCAGTTTCACAATCACACCGTTGGCGATGCCCCGGTGATCAACGGCATCCCCATCGCGCTGAAGATGGCGGAAATGGCCGTCAGCCTGAAGCAGCTCAACGGCCAGTCGGTCAGCCGCACCGGAGACTTCGTGAAGGCGCCGCCGGAGGTGATCGAAGAGTTCCTGACCCATCCCAAGGGGCTGTAA
- the dctP gene encoding TRAP transporter substrate-binding protein DctP has product MMTRNAFLKGFAAAIATGACLATPLAAEEVTLRGVSCFPIGAPPGVPFEEMVSEINEKGKGVVQINLLGGAPAIGSPFQVVERMAQGAYDIAGCPEAFFGNIIPEAPALRLQEVTFAELRENGGIDYFQEIADKKNVKFVGRHHDDGAFNLFLAEGKAIDKADLTGLNLRVSPVYTAFFKALGATVQRSSMPEVYTLMESGAVDGYGWSVRGISPSWIPVTKYRVEPGVYRASIHTVANLNKWNSLSDEARAILNDVVIGMETRMEGTSDYAKQLDEETFKKLAESGIETITLEGEEAEKWVGMARQTAWDEFIEQNPETGPKLKELFTAAD; this is encoded by the coding sequence ATGATGACCAGAAACGCATTCTTGAAAGGCTTCGCCGCAGCCATCGCGACGGGCGCCTGCCTTGCCACACCATTGGCCGCCGAAGAAGTCACGCTGCGCGGCGTGAGCTGCTTTCCGATCGGCGCCCCTCCGGGCGTGCCCTTCGAAGAAATGGTAAGCGAGATCAACGAAAAGGGCAAAGGTGTCGTTCAGATCAATCTGCTGGGCGGCGCGCCCGCCATTGGCAGCCCGTTTCAGGTCGTGGAGCGTATGGCCCAGGGGGCCTATGACATCGCCGGTTGCCCCGAAGCCTTCTTCGGTAACATCATCCCCGAAGCCCCGGCACTTCGGCTTCAGGAGGTGACCTTTGCCGAGCTGCGCGAAAACGGCGGCATAGACTATTTTCAAGAGATTGCCGACAAGAAGAACGTCAAGTTCGTTGGCCGCCACCACGACGATGGCGCATTCAATCTGTTCCTCGCTGAAGGCAAGGCCATCGACAAAGCCGACCTGACCGGCCTCAACCTGCGGGTTTCGCCCGTCTACACCGCCTTCTTCAAGGCCCTCGGCGCGACGGTTCAGCGCTCTTCAATGCCCGAGGTCTACACGCTGATGGAAAGCGGCGCGGTGGACGGTTACGGCTGGTCGGTGCGCGGCATCTCTCCGTCGTGGATCCCGGTCACCAAGTATCGGGTAGAGCCCGGCGTCTATCGCGCCTCGATCCACACGGTCGCCAATCTGAACAAGTGGAACTCCCTGAGCGACGAGGCCCGCGCAATCCTCAATGACGTGGTGATCGGCATGGAGACGCGCATGGAGGGCACCAGCGACTACGCAAAGCAGCTGGACGAGGAAACCTTCAAGAAGCTTGCGGAAAGCGGCATCGAGACCATCACGCTCGAGGGCGAGGAAGCCGAGAAATGGGTCGGCATGGCGCGTCAAACCGCCTGGGACGAGTTCATCGAGCAGAACCCCGAAACCGGGCCGAAGCTGAAAGAGCTCTTCACAGCCGCCGACTGA
- a CDS encoding indolepyruvate ferredoxin oxidoreductase subunit alpha encodes MAERSFAKEVEDLKLGDGDLFRGEGILAITKALLQSGVAYVGGYQGSPISHLMDVLADANDILDDLGVVFQSSASEATAGAMLSASVMYPLRGAVAWKSTVGTNVASDALSNLASGGVTGGAMVIVGEDYGEGSSIMQERTHAFAMKSQMWLLDPRPDQACMVNLIEKGFELSEASNTPVMLQVRVRSCHMTGEFACKNNQRPKVSLREAMDNPKRDLGRIVLPPAAYEHEVEKIKVRMPTAIDFIRDHKLNEFFGPTGEEKTGKTGLIVVGGMYNSTIRALQFLGLCDAYGNSRVPIYVMNVAYPTIKSEVDAFCEGLDAVLMVEEGQPEYIEQSISTILARSKSPTEVHGKDYLPMGGDYTAAVLTEGIGRFLDDHEPAQLGNRAPVPDPVPILTNPAVERLSEVVPARPPGLCTGCPERPIFAAMKMLFEETGTHHVSADIGCHLFSILPPFNLGATTMGFGLGPASAAAFNVKGAKRSISIMGDGGFWHNGLTSGIGNAVFNKHDGVFVIVDNFYSSATGGQDILSSRAENKRRNTNNSIVDAVKGIGAKWVRQVDHTYDVTRMRDVLKEALTTEAEGPKIIVASSECMLNKQRRVKPQVAKAIKGGKRVVKEKFGVDEDVCTGDHACMRLSGCPSLSVKELDDPLRDDPVASIDDTCVACGNCGEVADAAVLCPSFFRAEVTHNPSAWDRFGARFSGSVIRFLQTRREKRAVSFEV; translated from the coding sequence ATGGCCGAACGATCCTTTGCGAAAGAGGTAGAAGACCTGAAGCTGGGCGACGGTGATCTGTTCCGCGGCGAGGGGATTCTGGCGATCACAAAGGCCCTTCTGCAATCCGGCGTCGCTTATGTCGGCGGCTACCAGGGCTCGCCAATCTCTCACCTGATGGATGTGCTGGCCGACGCCAACGACATCCTCGACGATCTCGGCGTGGTCTTCCAAAGCTCAGCCAGCGAGGCCACGGCAGGCGCGATGCTGTCGGCCTCCGTCATGTACCCTCTGCGCGGCGCAGTGGCGTGGAAGTCGACGGTCGGCACCAACGTGGCCTCCGATGCGCTCTCCAACCTCGCTTCGGGCGGCGTGACCGGCGGGGCGATGGTCATCGTTGGCGAGGACTACGGCGAAGGCTCCTCGATCATGCAGGAGCGCACCCATGCCTTCGCGATGAAGTCGCAGATGTGGCTCCTCGATCCGCGCCCGGATCAGGCCTGCATGGTCAACCTGATCGAAAAGGGCTTCGAGCTGTCGGAGGCCTCCAACACGCCGGTCATGCTGCAAGTGCGGGTCCGCTCCTGCCACATGACGGGCGAGTTTGCCTGCAAAAACAACCAGCGCCCCAAGGTCTCCCTGCGCGAGGCGATGGACAACCCCAAGCGCGATCTCGGCCGCATCGTCCTTCCGCCCGCCGCCTACGAGCACGAGGTCGAGAAGATCAAGGTGCGCATGCCCACGGCCATCGACTTCATCCGCGACCACAAGCTCAACGAATTCTTCGGCCCGACCGGGGAAGAAAAGACCGGCAAGACCGGGCTGATCGTCGTCGGCGGCATGTATAACAGCACGATCCGCGCGCTTCAGTTCCTTGGGCTTTGCGACGCCTACGGCAATTCCCGCGTGCCGATTTACGTGATGAACGTGGCCTACCCCACGATCAAATCCGAGGTCGATGCGTTCTGCGAAGGCCTCGATGCCGTCCTGATGGTCGAAGAGGGCCAGCCCGAGTATATCGAGCAGTCCATCTCCACCATACTCGCCCGCTCCAAGAGCCCGACCGAGGTGCATGGCAAGGACTACCTGCCGATGGGCGGCGACTACACCGCCGCCGTGCTGACCGAGGGCATCGGCCGCTTCCTCGATGACCATGAACCCGCACAGCTCGGCAACCGCGCCCCGGTGCCCGATCCGGTCCCGATCCTGACCAACCCTGCCGTCGAGCGGCTGTCCGAGGTGGTGCCGGCGCGCCCGCCGGGCCTGTGCACCGGCTGCCCCGAGCGCCCGATCTTTGCCGCGATGAAGATGCTCTTCGAGGAAACCGGCACGCACCACGTTTCGGCCGACATCGGCTGCCACCTGTTCTCGATCCTTCCGCCCTTCAACCTCGGGGCCACCACCATGGGCTTCGGCCTCGGGCCCGCCTCGGCGGCGGCCTTCAACGTGAAGGGGGCAAAGCGGTCGATCTCGATCATGGGCGACGGCGGGTTCTGGCACAACGGGCTGACCAGCGGAATCGGCAATGCGGTGTTCAACAAGCACGACGGCGTCTTCGTCATCGTCGACAACTTCTATTCCTCCGCCACCGGCGGTCAGGACATCCTGTCGTCCCGCGCCGAGAACAAGCGCCGCAACACCAACAATTCCATCGTCGATGCGGTGAAGGGGATCGGTGCCAAATGGGTTCGCCAGGTCGATCACACTTATGACGTGACCCGCATGCGCGATGTGCTGAAGGAGGCGCTGACCACCGAGGCCGAGGGCCCCAAGATCATCGTGGCCTCCTCCGAATGTATGCTGAACAAGCAACGCCGGGTGAAGCCGCAGGTCGCCAAGGCGATCAAGGGCGGCAAGCGGGTGGTGAAGGAGAAATTCGGCGTCGATGAAGATGTCTGCACCGGCGATCACGCCTGCATGCGTCTGTCGGGCTGCCCCTCGCTCTCGGTCAAGGAATTGGACGATCCACTACGCGATGACCCTGTCGCCTCCATCGACGACACCTGCGTGGCCTGCGGCAATTGCGGCGAGGTCGCGGATGCCGCCGTGCTCTGCCCCTCCTTCTTCCGTGCCGAAGTCACCCACAACCCCAGCGCATGGGACAGGTTCGGCGCTCGGTTCTCCGGTTCGGTGATCCGCTTCCTGCAAACCCGCCGCGAAAAGCGCGCAGTCAGTTTCGAGGTCTAG
- a CDS encoding TRAP transporter small permease, producing MASLIDRFEILFEKFNLFVAICVAGSIGLFAVLVPFDFFSRKLGLRGLEWLNEGAEYGLYAGVFLSASWVLYKGAHVRVDILLTALPKWAARKVERAVDLFGALLCFCMAYFGANGTLSAYAFGSLPDKDLQVPNWIVLAVFTVSFVMLAIEFLYRFRRAGQSDHKTTSDIGF from the coding sequence ATGGCCTCGCTCATCGACAGATTCGAAATCCTCTTCGAAAAGTTCAATCTCTTTGTCGCCATCTGTGTAGCCGGTTCCATCGGGCTGTTTGCGGTGCTCGTCCCGTTCGATTTCTTCTCGCGCAAGCTTGGCCTGCGCGGGCTGGAATGGCTGAACGAAGGCGCGGAATACGGCCTCTACGCGGGCGTGTTCCTCTCGGCCTCCTGGGTCCTTTACAAGGGCGCCCATGTGCGGGTCGACATCCTTCTGACGGCGCTTCCGAAATGGGCGGCAAGGAAGGTCGAGCGCGCGGTGGATCTGTTCGGTGCGCTGCTGTGCTTCTGCATGGCCTACTTTGGCGCCAACGGCACGCTCAGCGCCTATGCCTTCGGATCGCTGCCCGACAAGGACCTGCAAGTCCCCAACTGGATTGTCCTCGCCGTCTTCACGGTCTCGTTCGTCATGCTCGCCATCGAGTTCCTCTACCGCTTTCGGCGGGCGGGGCAATCCGACCACAAAACCACGTCTGATATAGGGTTCTGA